A section of the Triticum dicoccoides isolate Atlit2015 ecotype Zavitan chromosome 7A, WEW_v2.0, whole genome shotgun sequence genome encodes:
- the LOC119332635 gene encoding protein FAR1-RELATED SEQUENCE 9-like isoform X2, with product MDSIPGSQEELLRMRKNGEVGKKGEDHRNALSRKEATEELIGCMVHSEEEAYKLYCDYGHRIGFSVRKGKQSYFIGTRDIRTKDYYCSKEGLKYDEPVTEANFNRPDTRTNCKAMVRFRVDEKGRWTVIRFVPLHNHQLAKPGERHLLRSAKSFAVGKSGVIDPAESAESHAGNGSSDRTVGDISEPPGYTTRDCYNHDNVQNITLIGAGDSQSLVSYFKRRTNEEGMFYWDVQVDQEGRMTNFFFRDGKSRSDYDCFGDAVIFDTTYRTNKYSLICAPFVGVNHHWHNVVFGFAFLLDDSTASYVWLFKSFLESMGGRSPKSIFTDQDEAIMQAAEQVFPNTQHCFSYWHILKNAQSHLGTVNTSQAFQNMFMKCMQGCDTEMELQESWDAMLDEYKLQDNDWLNGLYKFHNRWCSVFNKDTFDGGINSSQWGEVSNNILTGVADESTSITRFALLLEKVVKTLRRNESEEDFRCSQTAPVRAIKHSTVLKQAAESYTHRMYKLFEAEFLDGCGATSCHENSCGGSLLRFEITMQGRGSKMWTVLLDTSTMEISCGCGKFERMGLLCSHALKAFSLQNVDMVPEKYILKRWTKDARRSMYNLSQEDSTQQECTEAELAYRNRAMQYAYNLALKSQELEEARKIFWDSLETGEKALEVFFEMRNLHAQSAKDASTREKKKKKIPKGPSTKKAKQALASSSAAPVLTAQTSEQQFQSAQDANGNATIGRSYYYQVFPTPMQPNQIFMHPNTMPVCAPQDLSAYAAVRPNSNFGGAKNI from the exons ATGGATAGCATACCGGGCTCTCAAGAGGAATTGCTTCGAATGAGGAAAAATGGTGAGGTAGGAAAGAAGGGGGAAGACCATCgaaatgccttgagccgcaaggagGCGACCGAGGAGCTTATCGGTTGCATGGTCCACAGCGAGGAAGAGGCATACAAGCTGTACTGCGACTATGGACATCGAATCGGTTTTAGTGTCCGGAAGGGCAAGCAGTCCTACTTCATTGGTACCAGGGACATCCGGACAAAAGATTACTATTGCTCAAAGGAAGGGCTTAAGTACGACGAGCCTGTCACAGAAGCGAATTTCAACCGGCCAGACACAAGAACGAATTGCAAGGCGATGGTCCGCTTTAGAGTCGATGAGAAAGGGCGTTGGACCGTCATACGCTTTGTTCCCCTGCACAATCACCAGTTGGCTAAACCTGGGGAGAGGCATCTGTTGAGATCCGCAAAGTCATTTGCTGTTGGAAAATCAGGTGTTATAGATCCAGCAGAATCTGCTGAATCACATGCAGGGAATGGTTCCTCTGATAGGACCGTGGGTGATATTAGTGAGCCTCCAGGCTACACTACAAGGGATTGCTACAATCATGACAACGTGCAGAATATAACGCTAATTGGGGCAGGAGACAGCCAAAGCCTTGTAAGCTACTTCAAGCGTAGAACCAACGAGGAAGGAATGTTCTATTGGGATGTCCAAGTTGATCAAGAAGGCCGCATGACTAACTTCTTCTTCAGGGATGGTAAAAGTAGAAGTGATTATGACTGCTTTGGAGATGCTGTTATATTTGACACAACCTACCGCACAAATAAATATAGCCTGATATGTGCCCCTTTTGTTGGAGTTAACCACCATTGGCACAATGTTGTTTTTGGATTCGCATTCCTGTTAGATGACTCCACAGCTTCCTATGTTTGGCTATTTAAATCATTTTTGGAGTCAATGGGTGGCCGATCACCAAAATCGATTTTCACTGACCAGGATGAGGCTATTatgcaggcagccgagcaggtgttTCCTAACACGCAGCATTGCTTCTCCTACTGGCATATTCTGAAGAATGCACAGTCTCATTTAGGCACTGTAAATACTTCTCAAGCATTTCAAAATATGTTTATGAAGTGCATGCAAGGATGTGACACAGAAATGGAGCTTCAGGAATCTtgggatgctatgcttgatgaatacaaactaCAGGATAATGATTGGCTTAATGGCCTTTATAAGTTTCATAACAGATGGTGCTCGGTATTTAACAAAGATACTTTTGATGGTGGGATCAATTCATCCCAGTGGGGAGAAGTCTCAAACAATATCCTCACTGGAGTTGCTGATGAATCTACTTCTATAACAAGATTTGCTCTCTTGCTGGAAAAGGTTGTGAAAACACTACGTAGAAATGAGTCAGAAGAGGATTTTCGCTGCAGCCAAACTGCTCCAGTTCGTGCAATCAAGCACAGTACAGTTCTGAAGCAGGCTGCGGAATCTTATACACATAGGATGTACAAGTTATTTGAGGCTGAATTTCTGGATGGATGTGGAGCAACTTCATGTCATGAAAATTCCTGTGGTGGAAGCTTATTGAGGTTTGAAATAACAATGCAGGGCAGGGGTTCAAAAATGTGGACTGTTCTTCTTGATACATCCACAATGGAAATCTCTTGTGGTTGCGGAAAGTTTGAAAGGATGGGCCTTCTTTGTTCTCATGCTCTGAAAGCCTTCAGCCTGCAGAATGTGGATATGGTTCCTGAAAAGTACATCTTGAAACGATGGACGAAAGATGCCAGGAGAAGCATGTATAATCTCAGTCAAGAAGATTCAACACAACAAGAATGTACCGAGGCTGAACTTGCGTATCGCAATCGCGCAATGCAGTATGCGTATAACCTTGCATTGAAGAGCCAGGAACTGGAAGAAGCAAGAAAGATATTCTGGGACTCCCTTGAAACAGGAGAGAAGGCACTTGAAGTGTTCTTCGAAATGAGAAATCTGCACGCTCAATCTGCCAAAGACGccagtacaagggagaagaagaagaagaaaatacctAAAGGACCAAGCACCA AAAAAGCAAAGCAAGCCCTGGCATCTTCCTCGGCTGCTCCAGTACTAACCGCCCAAACTAGTGAGCAGCAGTTTCAATCTGCACAAGATGCAAATGGTAATGCAACCATTGGAAGATCATATTACTATCAG GTTTTTCCAACTCCTATGCAACCAAACCAGATCTTCATGCATCCGAATACAATGCCTGTTTGTGCACCACAG GATTTGTCAGCATATGCTGCGGTGCGTCCTAATTCAAATTTCGGCGGCGCAAAGAACATCTAA
- the LOC119332633 gene encoding histone-lysine N-methyltransferase EZ1-like, producing the protein MSEEERSEASRHILRVIDSLKKKVTADRFTYIKNRIEDNKIKLSPVTQSTGNSSKIWQRSTSNSTDSNLLTSRQDDVLSSGPRIVVSLADEDGVSSDEESSYATSTVMLGGNLAAKNVTRPIKLPEAPKIPPYTTWTFLDRNQRMTEDQSVLGRRRIYYDANCGEALICSDSEDEAVEDEEEKKEFKVSEDCLIRMTIQECGMSDAVLETLARFFDRAAGDIKSRYEILNGEKTEGSLKKVSELNAKVEDLYRDKDLDAALDSFDNLFCRRCLVFDCKLHGCSQDLVFPTEKQPPWNSMDDGVPCGIHCYKLAPKPEATTTVDSDMLDIEEPTHSSDNTRNQLSSNKKKQGSSGKKAKSQQSEGSSTQRVASESSDSEGHPMSTKSPQQSSCQSKVKISPKGGIRKSTNRRIAERILMSVKKGQREVAPSDSNSGGCLWPRDMKLRSDTRNGHKDSVASQQQNSPSTRSSRKKDAPQMENSLASGEDRNDSTVETKNEHSATDGHDSSMIEDVEENICRQENNCRSWKVIEQGLLVKGLEIFGRNSCLIARNLLCGMKTCSDVFHYMSYIENSSASGTLSRGDSLVKGYIKGHELRVRSRFIRRRGRVRRLKYTWKSAGYHFIRKRITERKDQPCRQYNPCGCQSSCGKQCPCLVNGTCCEKYCGCPKMCKNRFRGCHCAKSQCRSRQCPCFAADRECDPDVCRNCWVGCGDGSLGVPNQRGDNYECRNMKLLLKQQQRVLLGRSDVSGWGAFLKNTVSKHEYLGEYTGELISHKEADKRGKIYDRENSSFLFNLNNEFVLDAFRMGDKLKFANHSPDPNCYAKVIMVAGDHRVGIFAKERIGSGEEIFYDYRYEPDRAPVWARKPDAPGAKDPGQPSSGRAKKLAH; encoded by the exons atgtcagaagaagaaagaagtgaGGCCTCCCGGCACATTTTGCGTGTTATTGACTCGTTGAAGAAGAAAGTTACAGCAGATCGTTTTACTTACATTAAG AATAGGATAGAGGATAACAAGATAAAGCTCAGCCCCGTTACACAAAGCACTGGCAATTCTTCAAAAATCTGGCAAAGAAGTACATCAAATAGCACTGACTCGAATCTGCTGACAAGTAGGCAAGACGATGTACTCTCTTCTGGGCCTCGTATTGTAGTATCCCTTGCTGACGAAGATGGTGTCAGTTCTGACGAAGAAAGCTCCTATGCCACGTCAACTGTTATGTTGGGTGGAAATCTAGCTGCAAAGAATGTCACTAGGCCAATTAAACTACCAGAAGCACCAAAAATTCCGCCttatacaacatggacatttttggaCAG GAACCAGAGGATGACAGAAGACCAATCTGTACTTGGTCGACGAAGGATTTACTATGATGCAAATTGTGGTGAAGCTTTAATTTGCAGTGATAGTGAGGATGAAGCTGTTGAGGATGAAGAGGAGAAAAAGGAGTTCAAAGTTTCTGAAGACTGTCTTATTCG GATGACAATTCAAGAATGTGGCATGTCTGATGCAGTGCTGGAAACCCTAGCTCGTTTTTTTGATAGGGCAGCTGGTGATATAAAG TCCAGATATGAGATCCTAAATGGGGAGAAAACTGAGGGTTCTCTTAAAAAGGTTTCTGAACTTAATGCCAAAGTGGAAGATCTCTACCGTGATAAAGATTTGGATGCAGCATTGGATTCCTTTGACAATCTCTTTTGTCGCCGATGTCTA GTTTTTGATTGCAAACTACATGGGTGTTCTCAAGATTTAGTATTTCCT ACAGAAAAGCAACCACCTTGGAACAGCATGGATGATGGTGTACCATGTGGTATTCATTGTTATAAACTG GCTCCTAAACCAGAGGCTACTACCACAGTTGATTCTGACATGCTTGACATAGAGGAGCCAACTCACTCATCCGATAATACAAGGAACCAGTTAAGCTCAAATAAGAAAAAACAGGGTTCTAGTGGTAAGAAAGCCAAATCCCAACAAAGTGAAGGCTCTTCAACCCAAAGGGTTGCCTCAGAAAGCAGTGACTCAGAAGGACATCCAATGAGCACTAAATCTCCACAACAATCATCTTGTCAATCAAAAGTCAAAATTAGCCCGAAAGGTGGAATCAGGAAAAGTACTAATAGAAGAATCGCCGAGCGGATTCTTATGAGTGTGAAGAAAGGACAAAGAGAAGTGGCACCATCAGATTCTAATTCTGGTGGATGCCTCTGGCCAAGGGACATGAAGCTTAGATCTGATACACGAAATGGACACAAGGATTCAGTTGCATCCCAACAACAGAATTCTCCAAGCACAAGAAGTTCTCGGAAGAAGGATGCGCCTCAAATGGAGAATAGTTTAGCTTCAGGGGAAGATCGTAATGATTCAACAGTGGAAACCAAGaacgaacattcagcaacagatggccATGATAGTTCGATGATAGAAGATGTTGAGGAGAATATATGCAGGCAAGAAAATAATTGTAGATCCTGGAAGGTGATTGAACAAGGGCTTCTGGTGAAAGGTTTGGAGATTTTTGGAAGGAACAG TTGTTTAATTGCTCGGAACCTTCTCTGTGGAATGAAAACATGCAGCGATGTTTTTCATTATATGAGTTATATTGAAAACAGCAGCGCATCTGGAACTCTTAGCAGGGGTGATTCCCTCGTCAAAGGATATATAAAG GGACATGAGTTGCGCGTGAGATCACGATTTATTAGAAGGCGAGGTAGAGTTCGTCGTTTGAAGTACACCTGGAAATCTGCAGGTTACCATTTTATAAGGAAAAGGATTACAGAAAGGAAAGATCAGCCTTGTCGGCAATATAATCCATGTGGTTGTCAATCATCATGTGGGAAACAGTGTCCATGTCTCGTAAATGGGACATGCTGTGAGAAATACTGTGG GTGTCCGAAAATGTGCAAGAACCGTTTTCGAGGTTGTCATTGTGCTAAGAGCCAGTGTCGCAGTCGCCAGTGTCCATGCTTTGCTGCTGACAGGGAATGTGATCCTGACGTGTGCAGAAACTGCTGGGTCGG GTGTGGTGATGGTTCACTGGGAGTTCCTAACCAAAGAGGTGATAATTATGAATGCCGGAACATGAAGCTACTTCTTAAACAACAACAAAGG GTCTTGCTTGGGAGATCTGATGTTTCTGGCTGGGGAGCATTTCTCAAG AATACTGTTAGCAAGCATGAGTATCTTGGCGAGTACACTGGGGAGCTTATCTCTCACAAGGAAGCAGACAAGCGTGGGAAGATATATGACCGTGAGAATTCGTCGTTCCTGTTCAACCTGAATAATGAG TTTGTTCTGGATGCCTTCAGAATGGGCGACAAGCTGAAGTTTGCCAACCACTCCCCTGACCCGAATTGCTATGCCAAGGTCATCATGGTAGCAGGCGATCACAGGGTAGGCATATTTGCCAAAGAGCGGATCGGTTCAGGCGAGGAGATCTTCTATGATTACCGCTACGAGCCTGACCGAGCCCCCGTGTGGGCTCGAAAGCCCGACGCTCCTGGAGCGAAAGACCCCGGGCAGCCTTCCAGCGGGCGGGCCAAGAAGCTCGCCCACTGA
- the LOC119332635 gene encoding protein FAR1-RELATED SEQUENCE 9-like isoform X1, translating to MDSIPGSQEELLRMRKNGEVGKKGEDHRNALSRKEATEELIGCMVHSEEEAYKLYCDYGHRIGFSVRKGKQSYFIGTRDIRTKDYYCSKEGLKYDEPVTEANFNRPDTRTNCKAMVRFRVDEKGRWTVIRFVPLHNHQLAKPGERHLLRSAKSFAVGKSGVIDPAESAESHAGNGSSDRTVGDISEPPGYTTRDCYNHDNVQNITLIGAGDSQSLVSYFKRRTNEEGMFYWDVQVDQEGRMTNFFFRDGKSRSDYDCFGDAVIFDTTYRTNKYSLICAPFVGVNHHWHNVVFGFAFLLDDSTASYVWLFKSFLESMGGRSPKSIFTDQDEAIMQAAEQVFPNTQHCFSYWHILKNAQSHLGTVNTSQAFQNMFMKCMQGCDTEMELQESWDAMLDEYKLQDNDWLNGLYKFHNRWCSVFNKDTFDGGINSSQWGEVSNNILTGVADESTSITRFALLLEKVVKTLRRNESEEDFRCSQTAPVRAIKHSTVLKQAAESYTHRMYKLFEAEFLDGCGATSCHENSCGGSLLRFEITMQGRGSKMWTVLLDTSTMEISCGCGKFERMGLLCSHALKAFSLQNVDMVPEKYILKRWTKDARRSMYNLSQEDSTQQECTEAELAYRNRAMQYAYNLALKSQELEEARKIFWDSLETGEKALEVFFEMRNLHAQSAKDASTREKKKKKIPKGPSTKKAKQALASSSAAPVLTAQTSEQQFQSAQDANGNATIGRSYYYQVFPTPMQPNQIFMHPNTMPVCAPQVLQSRLVIYWCTPPSHVEQRDLGWTW from the exons ATGGATAGCATACCGGGCTCTCAAGAGGAATTGCTTCGAATGAGGAAAAATGGTGAGGTAGGAAAGAAGGGGGAAGACCATCgaaatgccttgagccgcaaggagGCGACCGAGGAGCTTATCGGTTGCATGGTCCACAGCGAGGAAGAGGCATACAAGCTGTACTGCGACTATGGACATCGAATCGGTTTTAGTGTCCGGAAGGGCAAGCAGTCCTACTTCATTGGTACCAGGGACATCCGGACAAAAGATTACTATTGCTCAAAGGAAGGGCTTAAGTACGACGAGCCTGTCACAGAAGCGAATTTCAACCGGCCAGACACAAGAACGAATTGCAAGGCGATGGTCCGCTTTAGAGTCGATGAGAAAGGGCGTTGGACCGTCATACGCTTTGTTCCCCTGCACAATCACCAGTTGGCTAAACCTGGGGAGAGGCATCTGTTGAGATCCGCAAAGTCATTTGCTGTTGGAAAATCAGGTGTTATAGATCCAGCAGAATCTGCTGAATCACATGCAGGGAATGGTTCCTCTGATAGGACCGTGGGTGATATTAGTGAGCCTCCAGGCTACACTACAAGGGATTGCTACAATCATGACAACGTGCAGAATATAACGCTAATTGGGGCAGGAGACAGCCAAAGCCTTGTAAGCTACTTCAAGCGTAGAACCAACGAGGAAGGAATGTTCTATTGGGATGTCCAAGTTGATCAAGAAGGCCGCATGACTAACTTCTTCTTCAGGGATGGTAAAAGTAGAAGTGATTATGACTGCTTTGGAGATGCTGTTATATTTGACACAACCTACCGCACAAATAAATATAGCCTGATATGTGCCCCTTTTGTTGGAGTTAACCACCATTGGCACAATGTTGTTTTTGGATTCGCATTCCTGTTAGATGACTCCACAGCTTCCTATGTTTGGCTATTTAAATCATTTTTGGAGTCAATGGGTGGCCGATCACCAAAATCGATTTTCACTGACCAGGATGAGGCTATTatgcaggcagccgagcaggtgttTCCTAACACGCAGCATTGCTTCTCCTACTGGCATATTCTGAAGAATGCACAGTCTCATTTAGGCACTGTAAATACTTCTCAAGCATTTCAAAATATGTTTATGAAGTGCATGCAAGGATGTGACACAGAAATGGAGCTTCAGGAATCTtgggatgctatgcttgatgaatacaaactaCAGGATAATGATTGGCTTAATGGCCTTTATAAGTTTCATAACAGATGGTGCTCGGTATTTAACAAAGATACTTTTGATGGTGGGATCAATTCATCCCAGTGGGGAGAAGTCTCAAACAATATCCTCACTGGAGTTGCTGATGAATCTACTTCTATAACAAGATTTGCTCTCTTGCTGGAAAAGGTTGTGAAAACACTACGTAGAAATGAGTCAGAAGAGGATTTTCGCTGCAGCCAAACTGCTCCAGTTCGTGCAATCAAGCACAGTACAGTTCTGAAGCAGGCTGCGGAATCTTATACACATAGGATGTACAAGTTATTTGAGGCTGAATTTCTGGATGGATGTGGAGCAACTTCATGTCATGAAAATTCCTGTGGTGGAAGCTTATTGAGGTTTGAAATAACAATGCAGGGCAGGGGTTCAAAAATGTGGACTGTTCTTCTTGATACATCCACAATGGAAATCTCTTGTGGTTGCGGAAAGTTTGAAAGGATGGGCCTTCTTTGTTCTCATGCTCTGAAAGCCTTCAGCCTGCAGAATGTGGATATGGTTCCTGAAAAGTACATCTTGAAACGATGGACGAAAGATGCCAGGAGAAGCATGTATAATCTCAGTCAAGAAGATTCAACACAACAAGAATGTACCGAGGCTGAACTTGCGTATCGCAATCGCGCAATGCAGTATGCGTATAACCTTGCATTGAAGAGCCAGGAACTGGAAGAAGCAAGAAAGATATTCTGGGACTCCCTTGAAACAGGAGAGAAGGCACTTGAAGTGTTCTTCGAAATGAGAAATCTGCACGCTCAATCTGCCAAAGACGccagtacaagggagaagaagaagaagaaaatacctAAAGGACCAAGCACCA AAAAAGCAAAGCAAGCCCTGGCATCTTCCTCGGCTGCTCCAGTACTAACCGCCCAAACTAGTGAGCAGCAGTTTCAATCTGCACAAGATGCAAATGGTAATGCAACCATTGGAAGATCATATTACTATCAG GTTTTTCCAACTCCTATGCAACCAAACCAGATCTTCATGCATCCGAATACAATGCCTGTTTGTGCACCACAG GTTCTTCAAAGCAGATTGGTAATATATTGGTGCACACCACCCAGCCATGTAGAGCAGAGGGACCTTGGTTGGACCTGGTGA